From Vitis vinifera cultivar Pinot Noir 40024 chromosome 5, ASM3070453v1, the proteins below share one genomic window:
- the LOC132253759 gene encoding uncharacterized protein LOC132253759, producing MSQMLQDVALRNTIYARVDSALHRIRDTSEYVQTFAAEYLKTPLSEPVKGKKNKSSTELWLEKFYKKKTNLPEPLPHELVERLEKFLDNLEEELVDLSYLLYDHRLQDAHLNSS from the exons ATGAGTCAAATGCTCCAGGATGTTGCCTTG AGGAACACGATATACGCTCGTGTAGATTCTGCACTACACAGAATTCGGGATACATCAGAG TATGTACAAACTTTTGCTGCTGAATATCTGAAAACCCCACTTAGTGAACCAGTCAAGGGCAAGAAAAATAAGTCGAGCACTGAGCTATGGTTGGAAAAGTTCTACAAGAAGAAAACTAACTTGCCTGAACCTTTACCTCACGAATTAGTTGAAAGACTAGAGAAATTCTTGGAT AACCTTGAGGAAGAACTTGTAGATCTATCATACCTGTTATACGATCATCGGTTACAAGATGCACACCTGAACAGCTCATAA
- the LOC132253728 gene encoding uncharacterized protein LOC132253728, translating to MEPQRIIQVKSREELRDEIHLAALDSVVNLNSLCAAFTFIGLSLTTMELQSIDGRFGCNPNISMIRNLMLFEVISFAFFLASSLVAYGLKIMISLINAVELNEEFRNHFNRKSIRKVMLCVIFTSI from the exons ATGGAGCCCCAACG aattattcAAGTAAAATCAAGAGAGGAGTTAAGAGATGAGATCCACCTAGCCGCCCTCGACAGCGTTGTGAATCTCAACTCCCTGTGTGCTGCCTTTACATTTATCGGACTCTCCCTCACCACTATGGAGTTGCAGAGCATTGATGGTCGTTTTGGCTGCAATCCCAATATAAGCATGATCAGAAACTTGATGTTATTTGAGGTCATTTCTTTCGCTTTTTTTCTCGCATCATCGTTGGTGGCTTATGGCTTGAAGATAATGATTAGTCTCATCAATGCTGTAGAGTTAAATGAAGAGTTTAGAAACCACTTCAACAGAAAGTCTATTCGGAAGGTGATGCTTTGTGTCATCTTCACCTcgatctaa
- the LOC100241949 gene encoding stress-response A/B barrel domain-containing protein HS1 codes for MEEAKGLVKHVLLAKFKDSTPPDQIEELIKGYANLVNLVPPMKAFHWGKDVSIENMHQGFTHVFESTFESVEGIAEYVSHPAHVEFANLFLPHLEKVIVFDYKPITVHL; via the exons ATGGAAGAGGCGAAGGGGTTGGTAAAGCACGTATTGCTGGCAAAATTCAAAGATTCAACCCCACCTGACCAGATTGAAGAACTCATCAAGGGCTATGCCAACCTTGTCAATCTCGTGCCTCCCATGAAAGCCTTCCACTG GGGCAAGGATGTGAGCATTGAGAACATGCATCAAGGTTTCACTCATGTCTTCGAGTCAACCTTCGAGAGCGTGGAAGGCATTGCAGAGTATGTATCTCATCCAGCCCATGTCGAATTCGCAAATCTGTTCCTGCCCCACCTGGAGAAAGTCATTGTTTTCGACTACAAGCCCATTACAGTCCATCTCTGA
- the LOC100253434 gene encoding calcium-binding protein CP1: IQITSGVFSNVHLWWNSSCWILCIFPRQNHNGCPDGNRVKDLRSFYAGFPGGVSGDEEAIGSMMSVADSNKDGFVGYDEFEHVLGCRRSPRNKGHDVAGVMEDVCKVMDRDDDGKVGLEDLKSYMNWAGFSATEEEIKAMIKLGGGDEDSGVSYDGLLKILGVDYVN, from the coding sequence ATACAGATTACCAGTGGAGTCTTCTCAAACGTTCATCTATGGTGGAATTCTTCTTGCTGGATTCTTTGTATATTTCCTCGTCAGAATCACAACGGCTGCCCGGACGGAAATCGTGTCAAAGATCTCCGCAGCTTTTACGCGGGATTCCCAGGCGGCGTCTCCGGAGATGAGGAGGCGATCGGGTCAATGATGTCGGTGGCGGATTCGAATAAGGATGGGTTCGTGGGGTACGATGAGTTTGAACACGTGTTGGGCTGCCGGAGAAGTCCGAGGAACAAGGGCCACGACGTCGCTGGGGTGATGGAGGATGTGTGTAAGGTTATGGACAGGGACGACGACGGCAAAGTAGGGCTCGAGGATTTGAAGAGCTATATGAATTGGGCCGGGTTTTCTGCAACTGAGGAAGAAATCAAGGCCATGATCAAATTGGGCGGCGGTGATGAAGATAGTGGTGTATCCTATGATGGTCTGCTCAAGATCCTGGGCGTTGATTATGTTAACTAA